A single genomic interval of Odontesthes bonariensis isolate fOdoBon6 chromosome 3, fOdoBon6.hap1, whole genome shotgun sequence harbors:
- the nxph4 gene encoding neurexophilin-2: MQVLGWTIVLLCQWILQKVQGLEKQVDLSDLGPVGSVMKTLPYGMGGGTAGGVVKPPYQTRIFSTSIDQTPMKSKPPTYSFFNPYDAGRNQSLLLDQTGYRSKRKPSLKTNMKTKKIFGWGDFYFSVKTVKFSLLVTGKIVDHINGTFTVYFRHNSSSLGNVSVSIVPPTKVVEFEVLQQRQNPHSQQDIQIQDTQQSTIDPKEGKTLNCRVEYEKTDRSKKSRPCLYDPSQTCFTEYTQSHASWLCAKPFKVICIFISFLSIDYKLVQKVCPDYNFQSERPYFV, translated from the coding sequence GTCCAAGGGTTGGAGAAGCAAGTGGACCTCTCAGATTTGGGGCCTGTGGGGTCAGTGATGAAGACTCTTCCATATGGAATGGGTGGAGGCACAGCTGGAGGAGTTGTTAAGCCTCCTTACCAAACCCGCATCTTCTCCACATCCATCGACCAGACGCCCATGAAGTCCAAGCCACCCACCTACAGTTTCTTTAACCCGTATGATGCGGGACGGAACCAGTCCCTGCTTTTAGACCAGACAGGCTATCGCTCCAAGCGCAAGCCCTCACTAAAGACAAACATGAAGACCAAGAAGATCTTCGGTTGGGGAGACTTCTACTTTAGTGTCAAAACCGTGAAGTTCAGCTTGTTGGTGACTGGGAAGATCGTGGACCACATCAATGGGACTTTCACCGTTTACTTCCGCCACAACTCGTCTAGCTTAGGGAATGTTTCAGTCAGCATTGTACCCCCGACCAAAGTGGTGGAGTTTGAGGTTCTTCAGCAGCGGCAGAACCCCCACAGCCAGCAAGATATCCAGATCCAGGACACACAGCAGTCCACCATCGACCCCAAGGAGGGAAAGACCCTTAACTGTAGGGTCGAGTATGAGAAAACCGACAGATCAAAGAAGTCCAGACCCTGCCTGTATGATCCGTCTCAGACCTGCTTCACAGAGTACACCCAGTCCCACGCTTCCTGGCTCTGTGCCAAACCCTTCAAGGTGATCTgcattttcatttctttcttaaGCATTGATTACAAGCTGGTTCAAAAGGTGTGTCCGGACTACAACTTCCAAAGTGAGCGCCCTTATTTCGTATAA